Genomic window (Brienomyrus brachyistius isolate T26 unplaced genomic scaffold, BBRACH_0.4 scaffold82, whole genome shotgun sequence):
gagtgtaattttcttttttcttattACCCAGACAGCATTAAACAGTTTCTTTGACTATCTAagattttgcacagtactgtaaataaaaaatataaacaaaaaaaggatataaaatattagaaatgataaataataaataacaacTAATACAGCAGTGAGCTTGCTCAGGATTAATGGCTGCTGAATGGAAATAAAATTTTATACCTGTTATAATCAGGCAAAACTTTGGAGTCTGGGACTTTGGAAGGTCACCATCCTTAAATGGAGAAAAAATCCCAGAATCCTCAGCTTCCGCCCAGACCAGACCATGGGTGTCAATTATGCAGAGGGTtaaaaccagccaatacaacACCCTGcacccccttaaatgggtgtAGACCTCAACTCCCCCAATGCTCAACGCAAAGGGACACACTCACCGTTAAGATTGGAGGTGAAGCAAAAGGCGTCATAGCGTTCGTCCTCTTTGTGCCGGTAGCCGTAGTTACGCACGCCGGCGGGGGTGTCCTTGCTGCCGCAGTGCTCCCGGGGCTGGGCGATGGGGTACTGCACGGATCCGTCCTCCAACCAGCCCGCGTTGCACCAGTCCAGCCCCTCCAGCCAGGCCTTGTGCAGCTGGCCGTGTGAAGCCAAGATGGCGTCCTGCTGCCTGCACACCTCATCTGCCTCGTGGTAGTTGAGCTTGTAGCGGCCCAGGCGGGGATGGTAGGGGAACACCACTCCTGCCAGAAGAAGGACGAGCGTCCAGAGCGGCCGGCTACAGCTGACGGCTGATCTCCCGCATGCATTTATCACCCTAACCCTTAATCCTCATCTGTCCGAACGATGGATGAATTTTTAAGTATCACTTTCGCGGGAGAGAGCCGCACAAGGTGGGGAGCATCCTTCCTACTCACGCTTTAACCTTCACCTTCAAAGTCCCCTTAAACAAACCTGCGTCtttattattgttaattattttctattttaatGAATCCCTATTGCTCCTCGAGGGAGGGACGACAGCTTTAATGACCACGCTCCGGGACGGCGCTTGCTGACCTTCCAGGTCGAGGTTGACGAAGCCGGTGTCGTCCTCCATGTCGTTGGTGACCTCGCACTCGTAGCGCCCGTAGTCCTGCAGCGTGATGTTGTGGATGACGACAGAGGCGTCGCCGGGGCCCATGTTCTCCAGCGCCACGCGGTCCCGGTACGCGCCGAAGACCTTCTGCTGCCGGCCCAGCGCCACGAAGACATCCTCGAACTGCAGGCTGTCCGACACCTTGGTCCACTTGATGCGGATGCGGGCCGGGTCGGCGCTCTCCGGTTCGTGGTGGTACCGGCAGGGCAGGGTGATGGAGCCCCCGCGATGCGTCACCACCTTCCCGGGGGCGGTCTGCACAATGACGGCCCCAGTCTCATCCTCTGTGGAGGGGCAGTGGGTCAGGATGAGCTGACCGCTTGTCAGGGCTGGACAGGGATTATAATCTGACCCTGGACCCCTAAATGGCCCCCCATGATAACTTCTGCCATGCTGTACATTTTGCCAACTGGGGACAGGAAAATGGCTTGTCCTGCCCGGCCTCTCGCTCAACCCCAGACAgctagaggtggaaatttcaggaccagaaagtataaatccagaccaggattttgtttcaaccaaccagctgagtactctgtcactgtgactctttatgctcaactgtttggttgaaacaaactcctggtctggatttatactatctggacctgaactatccacctctgtcgGCAGCATTAGCCAAATCATGCATCACAAGTGAAAAAGAGTGTATGGTAAGGTGAGAAGCCTtcaacaatttaaataaaaatgaagcacCATTAAGGTTATATCTGAGTGGATATGACTTCATGCCCCCCCCTTGTTCAGATGCATTCTGCGGTCTGTGTGCCAATCCACAAAAGTGCCGCCCCGCCTTGGGGCCTCTTTGTACATGGCAGTCCTGTCGCGGCTTATTTCACGACATCCCACGGAGCGAAAGACCCTCTTCCTGTCAGCCTTGCAGATGCCTGCTTCGCAGACCCCCATTTACATATTGGCAGGTCTGCTCTCAATCTTTCCGCCCATTTAGAGCGAGCATCCATTTGAGGGCCAATAATAACCTCGGCCCTTTGTCGGCCAGACGGCAGCACAAGAGACCCTTTCTGCAGGCAGATCCTGGGGTCTGTCATTAGCCGTGGCAGCTGCTCATTAGCAGCGGCATCTTAAAAGCCTCCATTTCAGGCTGGCTGTCGCTGTCCACGGCAcagataaagaaaaaaaaaaacaaatgaatacCTGTGAGATACAGATGCGGCCATTGAGATCAGAGGACTGCAGGTTCTTTGTGAATAACCTGATCTACAACCATTGAATCACCAGGCCTACAACCGTTATTATTGCGGTAATGGGCTCAAAACATTTTAACTGCTCTGTTCTAGTGGTGCTAAAAGGATTTGCACACAGATGCCAGTTCCGTTTCTTTGTAGGCTGCACTATTTGGTTTAGACACAAGGCTAATGCTAGGAGGTATCTTTATTTTGGGATATCTTATAGTGAAGCTGGGCCATGCAGGACGCATGGAAGTTTAAAAACAGGCACTCAAAAATGGCAAATGTGCCAGCTGATTGGCTCACCGCTCTGCCTTGGGAAGCCGACATTTCGGCTTGTCCAGACAGCATAGGAATATGCTTCTGATTACCTCATTACTGCAATTACTGCTCCATAATTAAACACTTTCTGCAAAAACGGTGTTTTCCCACTGAATGGCAAATACAGACCAGAGAACAGGTAAAAGGGTAGGGGGTAATATTCAAAGCAGTGCTTCATTTACATGTCTTTGTGAAACAACAATAAAGGTGAGATTAATACTTTCACTGATTTGACGATTGGTAGCTTAATGCGCAATGCAGAACAGCCACATACTGAGACGAGCGAGGGATGAAAGAGAAGGGAGATTAAAAATGGTTTAACTGCCTAATTAGACCATTATGCATGTCTGTcaaagagagggggggggggcattacccAGCACGTGAACCACCTTTCTCCTTCCTTTGTCTGCCTCAGGGAGGGAGGTCACAGGTGAGGCTAAGGCCAGAGTCATCCAGGTGACGGTCATCAACAGCAGAGGCTGTCCACAGGGCTAAATATGACAAAAAAACATATATGTCAGTCTCTTCTCCCTGCAGCACCATTGAAGGCATCTGTCACAAAGCACCTGGCTCTTGCTGGTTTCTCCTTACACCTTCTCCCCGGATGCCCACCGGCTGATCCTTACACAGGGCTTATCCTTAGCACAGTCTGTGTGTTTGCTGCCTATCAAGAAAATTAAGACAGGTGCTATCTATTTATAATATGTATACAATTGTATACTTAGATTATTTGTGCTGTGGGAGATGTGTATGCGATTTAGCTTCGGTAGCGCACTAAAATATGCAGCATCCCTCAATCGCTGGAAGCTGCTTGTCCCCTCGTCACGTGACCGTCCGCTTCGGGCTGCTCTGCGGTGCCGCTGATCCTTCAGTGCGCCGAGTTGTGTGAAACTGCAGTGCCTCGCCGCAACTTTACACATGCTGTCACGTTACTTATACATGCACCGGTTAATATACTTCCCTAATATACCTACGTTAACTATAGATAATACGTTCACGGGTCGCTGATGCTTGAAAACGCAGACCGCAACTATTTTAGTGCTCAAAAGTTTTATTAACTTTACAATGGTCTGCATTCATCTGTTTCCGCACACTGGCTATATTTGTACTGTAATATACAGCCGGTTAGTTGTT
Coding sequences:
- the LOC125726982 gene encoding hyaluronan and proteoglycan link protein 4-like isoform X2 is translated as MPCGQPLLLMTVTWMTLALASPVTSLPEADKGRRKVVHVLEDETGAVIVQTAPGKVVTHRGGSITLPCRYHHEPESADPARIRIKWTKVSDSLQFEDVFVALGRQQKVFGAYRDRVALENMGPGDASVVIHNITLQDYGRYECEVTNDMEDDTGFVNLDLEGVVFPYHPRLGRYKLNYHEADEVCRQQDAILASHGQLHKAWLEGLDWCNAGWLEDGSVQYPIAQPREHCGSKDTPAGVRNYGYRHKEDERYDAFCFTSNLNGKVYFLKRFKKVNYAEAAKACLRDGSTIAKVGQLYAAWKIQLLDRCEAGWLEDGSVRYPIVNPRGRCGGSHPGVRNLGFPDKKFRLYGVYCFRKNPEKSAVGGAHGAGSI
- the LOC125726982 gene encoding hyaluronan and proteoglycan link protein 4-like isoform X3, producing the protein MTVTWMTLALASPVTSLPEADKGRRKVVHVLEDETGAVIVQTAPGKVVTHRGGSITLPCRYHHEPESADPARIRIKWTKVSDSLQFEDVFVALGRQQKVFGAYRDRVALENMGPGDASVVIHNITLQDYGRYECEVTNDMEDDTGFVNLDLEGVVFPYHPRLGRYKLNYHEADEVCRQQDAILASHGQLHKAWLEGLDWCNAGWLEDGSVQYPIAQPREHCGSKDTPAGVRNYGYRHKEDERYDAFCFTSNLNGKVYFLKRFKKVNYAEAAKACLRDGSTIAKVGQLYAAWKIQLLDRCEAGWLEDGSVRYPIVNPRGRCGGSHPGVRNLGFPDKKFRLYGVYCFRKNPEKSAVGGAHGAGSI
- the LOC125726982 gene encoding hyaluronan and proteoglycan link protein 4-like isoform X1 — its product is MRPPATATSHCCWPCGQPLLLMTVTWMTLALASPVTSLPEADKGRRKVVHVLEDETGAVIVQTAPGKVVTHRGGSITLPCRYHHEPESADPARIRIKWTKVSDSLQFEDVFVALGRQQKVFGAYRDRVALENMGPGDASVVIHNITLQDYGRYECEVTNDMEDDTGFVNLDLEGVVFPYHPRLGRYKLNYHEADEVCRQQDAILASHGQLHKAWLEGLDWCNAGWLEDGSVQYPIAQPREHCGSKDTPAGVRNYGYRHKEDERYDAFCFTSNLNGKVYFLKRFKKVNYAEAAKACLRDGSTIAKVGQLYAAWKIQLLDRCEAGWLEDGSVRYPIVNPRGRCGGSHPGVRNLGFPDKKFRLYGVYCFRKNPEKSAVGGAHGAGSI